A part of Paenibacillus sp. sptzw28 genomic DNA contains:
- a CDS encoding PQQ-binding-like beta-propeller repeat protein produces MDRGQLYSTDRFAYNVLSAIDLSTDKVKWKFSADANDRFVDIIAKDGIIYASTYNKLYALEDNESEPVIKWSKDTSNPLRLTFDSTLLFYRESNKKVAALDLSTGAEKWTYALKSAESTDGKFAVGGNRIYFTVRNPVQMYYHLYALDSATGEVLWTADLGASGLTSSEIPVYKDEKLYLDRHDIAKKTNPGWVTAFNAATGSTLWQYNVATYFEEPLAVNSNSVIALDQDGSIMAVDSATGAQRWKVMYTDVEGTTKIKGSHGIVLTPNQIIVQNNNKLKYFNSTDGSLLKVSLPLTVYSNIVGLYPVGLIENTLLLSDTNSRLFTFGVEPVDTVAPTGTFNLPSLSYLPTTDAAGRMKIPYTISETAFVKIKIIDEAGQVVQQYDQGRVNAGLNEISWDGKNVRGYSYSYGKYYLVMELTDRSGNTATIKAQDKVIFITDNYGLTTRNANLRKGAGTGYEIVRVLPAGTEIKIIGESGDWYQVEYRMLSNVQTGYISKPLIAALTNSQISQDRTGIARQNVNIRTAAGTQYDVKKVIPANTTMKIVGASGDWYYVEYQKDSYYVDSGYVAKYLIIITSNAQNTVHVVQAGDTLWKIAQKYGTTADMLIKLNNLDPNKYLSVGQKIIVLS; encoded by the coding sequence GTGGATCGCGGTCAGTTGTATAGCACGGATCGTTTTGCATATAATGTGCTTTCCGCCATCGACCTTTCAACCGATAAAGTGAAGTGGAAGTTTTCTGCAGATGCAAATGACCGTTTCGTTGATATCATTGCTAAAGACGGTATTATCTATGCCTCAACGTATAACAAATTGTATGCCCTTGAGGATAACGAAAGCGAGCCTGTAATCAAATGGTCGAAAGATACGTCTAACCCACTTAGGCTGACATTCGACTCAACTTTATTGTTCTATAGAGAAAGCAACAAGAAGGTCGCTGCTCTTGATTTAAGCACAGGTGCGGAAAAATGGACTTATGCATTAAAATCTGCAGAGAGTACGGATGGAAAATTTGCCGTCGGGGGCAATCGTATTTATTTTACGGTTAGGAATCCGGTACAGATGTATTACCACTTATATGCATTGGATTCAGCAACAGGTGAGGTCCTTTGGACTGCCGATTTGGGTGCAAGCGGTTTAACTTCAAGCGAAATTCCTGTATATAAAGATGAAAAACTGTATCTCGACCGCCACGATATCGCGAAAAAAACGAACCCCGGCTGGGTTACAGCTTTTAACGCTGCTACGGGAAGCACTCTCTGGCAATACAATGTGGCGACTTATTTTGAGGAACCGTTGGCTGTTAACAGCAACTCAGTCATTGCACTTGATCAGGATGGCAGCATAATGGCGGTCGATTCCGCCACAGGTGCGCAGCGGTGGAAGGTTATGTATACAGATGTTGAGGGAACAACGAAAATAAAAGGCTCCCATGGCATTGTCCTTACCCCAAACCAGATCATCGTACAAAATAACAATAAATTGAAATATTTTAACTCTACGGATGGATCATTGCTTAAGGTAAGCCTGCCGCTTACCGTTTATTCGAATATTGTCGGTTTATATCCTGTTGGATTAATCGAGAACACGTTGCTGCTCTCGGACACGAACAGTCGACTGTTTACATTCGGCGTGGAGCCGGTAGATACGGTTGCACCGACGGGTACATTCAATCTGCCGTCACTCAGCTATCTTCCAACAACTGATGCGGCAGGACGTATGAAAATTCCTTACACGATCAGTGAAACAGCCTTCGTGAAAATAAAAATCATTGATGAAGCGGGTCAAGTCGTCCAGCAGTATGACCAGGGGAGAGTTAATGCCGGATTGAACGAAATATCCTGGGACGGGAAGAACGTGCGGGGTTATTCCTATTCTTACGGTAAATATTATCTTGTCATGGAGCTGACTGACCGCTCTGGAAACACGGCAACCATCAAAGCACAGGACAAAGTCATTTTTATCACGGATAACTACGGCTTAACCACCCGCAATGCTAACCTGCGTAAGGGGGCAGGCACCGGGTATGAGATTGTTCGTGTGCTGCCTGCAGGAACGGAGATTAAAATCATCGGGGAATCGGGAGATTGGTACCAAGTCGAATATCGCATGCTAAGCAATGTTCAGACCGGTTATATCTCCAAGCCTTTGATTGCCGCCCTCACCAACTCGCAGATATCCCAGGACCGCACGGGAATCGCACGTCAGAATGTGAATATTAGAACAGCTGCAGGAACACAGTATGATGTGAAGAAGGTAATCCCCGCGAATACCACGATGAAAATTGTAGGGGCTTCCGGCGATTGGTATTACGTTGAATATCAAAAAGACAGCTATTATGTGGATTCGGGATACGTTGCCAAATATTTAATTATTATAACATCAAACGCGCAGAACACAGTCCATGTCGTGCAAGCCGGCGATACGTTATGGAAGATAGCGCAGAAATATGGAACGACCGCAGATATGCTCATCAAATTAAACAATTTGGATCCAAACAAGTATTTATCCGTCGGACAAAAAATTATTGTTTTAAGTTAA
- a CDS encoding GNAT family N-acetyltransferase, translating to MEQASRIIALLEEDRLGNITLLKMIETYGDAMTSYLIQAADNGALGILLLLPVEACPYDQQTYPDMDYVVFMDYTSDEIFPKLIEHIPAAENLVFKLHRENSKRRLAQLFPLENARTFYSYTAPSGVEFSYDGDVVISGSLDERLLPLWLNNGYIREEIEHYFKNGAFAFAVFQEGIPVSATLAFKNYKDIWEVGAVHTLEAWRGRGYGKKVVCAALQHIINRGLTPRYHVLEANLASVRLAESIGLTPFMKLEHLLVSLPEQGGR from the coding sequence ATGGAACAAGCGTCAAGGATCATTGCACTATTGGAGGAAGACCGCTTAGGCAATATTACCCTTTTGAAAATGATAGAAACGTATGGCGACGCCATGACAAGCTATTTAATACAAGCGGCGGACAACGGTGCATTGGGAATTCTGCTGCTCCTGCCCGTCGAAGCTTGTCCGTACGACCAACAGACATATCCGGACATGGACTATGTTGTCTTCATGGATTATACAAGTGATGAGATCTTCCCAAAGTTGATCGAACACATTCCGGCTGCGGAGAATCTCGTCTTTAAGCTGCATAGGGAGAACAGCAAACGCCGGTTAGCCCAGCTTTTTCCCTTGGAGAATGCCAGGACTTTTTATTCCTATACCGCCCCTTCGGGAGTGGAATTTAGTTATGATGGAGATGTGGTAATAAGTGGTAGTTTGGACGAGCGACTCCTCCCGCTCTGGTTAAATAATGGGTACATCAGGGAGGAGATCGAGCATTATTTTAAAAACGGAGCGTTCGCCTTTGCTGTTTTTCAAGAGGGAATTCCCGTAAGCGCAACATTGGCCTTCAAAAATTACAAGGATATATGGGAAGTGGGCGCAGTACATACATTGGAAGCATGGAGAGGGCGCGGATACGGAAAGAAGGTCGTTTGCGCTGCACTGCAGCATATCATCAATAGGGGGTTAACGCCGCGGTACCATGTATTAGAGGCGAATTTGGCATCGGTAAGATTAGCGGAATCCATTGGTTTGACACCCTTTATGAAGCTGGAGCATTTATTAGTCAGCTTACCGGAACAAGGCGGGCGATGA
- a CDS encoding PLP-dependent aminotransferase family protein, producing MQIYHFFKEEMLCGRVPANAKLPSIRQLAQHLGVSRNPVETAYAQLVAEGYVINRAKSGYFAAALEQLASAHSKQPATRIVDGETEEHTALLSRAAKDIPGGDNIAFEYDQTDTERFPLAVWRRMTLRVLEPTARNLLDYGERKGERRLREQITSYLRQNRGVVCDPEQVIITAGTQQAAILLSALLKDEHRLLAVEAAMHPGLYRLFQHQRLNPIAIPLEADGISVETITANRSIRTVYVTPSHQFPYGIILPAAKRLQLLQWADASDSIIIEDDYDSDFLYEGRPVPALQGLDQTGRVVYMGTFSKALAPAIRLSFIILPPSLLQKYDREFTFYDQTASRLTQKAMELFMEEGHFARHVRRMRKVYRTKRETLLEAVDNYLGGRATISGAASGLHVILETDSVLPSSILVTRAGEQGVRLRPISDYHIDGEASPGFPADPRARFVLGFGGLSEHNIVEGIRRIAQACVP from the coding sequence ATGCAGATTTATCATTTTTTCAAGGAAGAAATGCTGTGCGGCCGAGTGCCGGCGAACGCGAAGCTGCCTTCGATCCGCCAGCTTGCACAGCATTTGGGCGTAAGCCGTAATCCGGTGGAAACGGCATATGCACAGTTGGTTGCGGAGGGTTATGTCATTAATAGGGCAAAGAGCGGCTATTTTGCCGCTGCCCTCGAACAATTGGCTTCAGCGCATTCCAAGCAGCCGGCCACACGGATTGTTGACGGAGAGACTGAAGAACATACTGCACTGCTTTCCCGCGCGGCGAAAGATATTCCAGGTGGGGATAATATCGCATTCGAATATGATCAAACGGATACAGAGCGTTTCCCGCTAGCTGTGTGGAGAAGGATGACCCTTCGGGTTCTGGAGCCGACAGCCCGCAATCTGCTGGATTACGGGGAACGTAAGGGTGAGCGTCGTTTGCGCGAACAGATCACCTCTTATTTACGGCAAAATAGGGGAGTGGTGTGCGATCCGGAGCAGGTGATCATTACCGCCGGCACGCAGCAGGCTGCGATCCTGCTAAGTGCTCTGCTGAAGGACGAGCACCGCCTGCTGGCTGTCGAAGCCGCGATGCATCCGGGGCTGTACCGGCTGTTTCAGCATCAGCGGTTAAACCCCATAGCCATCCCGCTTGAGGCGGACGGAATTTCAGTAGAGACTATTACGGCTAACCGATCCATTCGCACCGTATATGTAACACCCTCCCATCAGTTTCCGTACGGCATAATCCTACCTGCAGCGAAACGACTTCAACTGCTGCAATGGGCGGACGCGTCAGACAGCATTATCATCGAGGATGATTATGATAGCGACTTTCTGTACGAAGGACGTCCTGTGCCTGCTCTGCAAGGACTGGACCAGACTGGACGCGTTGTCTATATGGGTACCTTTTCTAAAGCGCTCGCTCCCGCTATAAGGCTAAGTTTTATTATTTTGCCGCCTTCTTTGCTTCAGAAGTACGACCGCGAATTCACGTTTTATGACCAAACCGCCTCACGTCTTACCCAAAAGGCGATGGAATTGTTCATGGAAGAAGGACATTTTGCGAGACATGTACGTCGAATGCGCAAAGTTTACCGGACGAAGAGGGAAACGCTTCTGGAAGCAGTGGACAATTATTTGGGTGGACGGGCGACGATTTCGGGTGCAGCATCCGGTCTGCATGTCATTTTGGAAACGGACAGCGTGCTGCCTTCATCTATTCTGGTTACGCGGGCAGGTGAACAAGGCGTCCGTCTGCGTCCCATTTCGGATTATCATATTGACGGAGAGGCTTCGCCCGGTTTCCCGGCGGACCCTAGGGCGCGGTTTGTCCTGGGTTTCGGCGGACTTTCCGAGCATAACATCGTCGAAGGGATACGAAGGATCGCACAGGCATGTGTCCCTTAG
- the purM gene encoding phosphoribosylformylglycinamidine cyclo-ligase, translating to MDKKLTYEAAGVNIGNAEEAKREMAGHMHTKDKRVLNRPGAFASLFEADFTGIEHPVLVLKAEEPGSKQLLAFQHNKIRGICFDLINHLVNDIIVMGAKPEAVLDIILCGKLEKETVVQIVTHISEACREQECSLVGGETSEQPEVLPEGSYMLSASVLGVVDRDHIIDGSRIRVGDEVLALASNGLHTNGYTLVRKLMEEFPAVLGGRVDGETFVDAILRPHKCYYGPLKELLGKPELHGLAHITGGGLQGNLNRILPAGMDALVSLDRIEIPEIFHTIQAFGKVPPADMLRTFNMGVGIALVASPDAMPRIQEHLARHDCHSFIIGKIVEGDRQVRFEGELQLRE from the coding sequence ATGGACAAGAAGCTTACTTATGAAGCTGCAGGCGTTAATATCGGCAATGCGGAGGAGGCTAAACGGGAGATGGCCGGCCATATGCATACAAAAGACAAGCGTGTATTGAATCGGCCGGGCGCCTTTGCCTCCTTGTTTGAAGCAGATTTTACAGGGATTGAACATCCTGTTCTCGTCTTGAAAGCGGAGGAACCCGGCTCCAAGCAGCTGCTTGCTTTTCAACATAACAAAATACGCGGCATATGCTTCGACCTGATCAACCACCTGGTCAACGACATCATAGTGATGGGCGCCAAGCCCGAGGCGGTGCTAGACATCATTCTTTGCGGCAAGCTCGAGAAAGAGACTGTCGTGCAAATTGTCACCCATATCTCCGAGGCTTGCCGGGAGCAGGAATGCAGCCTGGTTGGAGGGGAGACTTCAGAGCAGCCGGAAGTACTGCCGGAAGGAAGCTACATGCTGAGTGCAAGCGTGCTGGGAGTCGTTGATCGGGATCATATCATAGACGGGAGCCGGATTCGGGTAGGCGACGAAGTGCTTGCACTGGCATCGAACGGCTTGCATACGAACGGGTATACGCTTGTTCGCAAGCTTATGGAGGAGTTTCCCGCTGTTCTGGGTGGGCGGGTGGATGGAGAGACGTTTGTGGATGCTATTTTGCGGCCTCATAAGTGCTATTATGGTCCGCTCAAGGAGCTGCTTGGCAAGCCGGAGCTGCACGGGTTGGCGCACATTACGGGCGGCGGTCTCCAAGGAAATTTAAACCGAATTCTGCCGGCGGGTATGGATGCATTGGTCTCATTAGACCGCATAGAAATTCCTGAAATCTTCCACACAATTCAAGCTTTCGGGAAGGTGCCGCCCGCCGATATGCTGCGGACGTTCAACATGGGGGTTGGAATCGCGCTTGTTGCTTCTCCGGACGCGATGCCGAGGATACAGGAACATCTGGCAAGACATGATTGTCATTCTTTTATAATCGGGAAAATAGTAGAAGGGGACAGGCAGGTGCGGTTTGAGGGTGAGCTCCAATTACGGGAGTAA
- a CDS encoding class I SAM-dependent methyltransferase, with product MNEAGYKEFYDKVGALNGWDFSRIKCRSEGVSWNFYAEVTKRCRSTDVLLDIGTGGGEALLSIADAARLLIGIDQSDGMIGTAADNLSKSLRENVRFVRMEAEKLEFPDRFFNIISCRHSPFNAKETARVLADDGVFLTQQVSEGDKANIKRAFGRGQGGGIPSGTLRNRLIQELSEAGFTDIQSFEYNAAEYYRSYEDLIFLLKHTPTIPGFGEDEADLQRLAAFIEGNQSEKGIETNSERFMIIARK from the coding sequence ATGAACGAAGCGGGATACAAGGAATTTTACGATAAAGTAGGTGCGCTGAACGGTTGGGATTTCAGCCGGATCAAATGTCGTTCCGAGGGAGTATCATGGAATTTTTATGCAGAGGTAACCAAGCGGTGCAGGAGTACCGATGTCTTGCTGGATATCGGAACAGGCGGCGGGGAAGCTCTGTTGTCGATTGCCGATGCGGCGCGGCTGCTGATTGGTATCGATCAATCTGACGGTATGATCGGAACCGCGGCTGATAACTTGTCGAAGTCGCTAAGAGAAAACGTGCGCTTTGTACGAATGGAAGCGGAGAAGCTGGAATTTCCGGATCGCTTCTTCAACATAATATCCTGTCGGCATTCACCCTTCAATGCGAAAGAAACGGCGAGAGTGCTTGCGGATGACGGCGTGTTTCTCACGCAGCAGGTAAGTGAAGGCGACAAGGCGAATATAAAGCGGGCGTTCGGCCGCGGACAGGGCGGGGGCATCCCGAGCGGAACCCTGCGAAACAGGCTGATACAGGAGCTAAGTGAGGCCGGCTTTACGGACATTCAGTCGTTCGAGTACAATGCGGCTGAATATTACCGGTCTTACGAGGATTTGATTTTTCTTCTAAAGCACACTCCGACGATTCCCGGTTTCGGCGAAGACGAGGCTGATCTGCAGCGCCTCGCGGCCTTTATTGAAGGCAATCAATCAGAGAAGGGCATTGAAACGAACTCAGAGCGGTTTATGATTATTGCCCGAAAATAA
- a CDS encoding LysR family transcriptional regulator translates to MMNTEWYRIFLYTAKAGNLTKAAQELHITQPSVSYTLKQLEAGLGVKLFNRLSKGVRLTPEGAALLEYVEQSLSLLDAGERKIQSLKDLASGELRIGASGPVIKHLLLPALDQFHADHPGVRIRLFQGRTSEISSRLREGQIDIGLIHLPLPDPDLEVKPLAAIQDSFVVGRAYRELAAHPISAGELFGPIPLLLPSRGSSTRQFADQWLSAHGLKAEADIELSSLDMLIECARRGYGAAFVTKSFVQQELTNGDLFELQPTEPIPARTVGIAVRRDLSLPIIARRFIELLSSFV, encoded by the coding sequence ATGATGAACACGGAGTGGTACCGCATCTTTCTGTATACCGCCAAAGCAGGGAATCTGACAAAAGCCGCGCAGGAGCTTCACATTACGCAGCCTTCGGTTAGCTATACCCTCAAGCAGCTGGAGGCGGGCCTCGGAGTGAAGCTGTTTAACCGGCTGTCCAAGGGAGTCCGGCTTACACCGGAAGGGGCTGCGCTGCTGGAATATGTGGAACAATCTCTGTCATTGCTGGATGCAGGGGAACGAAAGATACAATCCCTTAAAGACCTTGCATCCGGTGAGCTGCGAATCGGCGCCAGCGGCCCGGTTATCAAGCACCTGCTCCTGCCGGCTCTGGATCAATTTCATGCCGACCATCCGGGAGTCCGGATACGCCTTTTTCAGGGGAGAACCTCTGAAATCAGCAGCCGTTTGAGAGAGGGCCAGATCGATATTGGACTTATTCATTTGCCCCTGCCGGATCCAGACCTTGAAGTGAAGCCGCTTGCCGCTATTCAAGACAGCTTCGTAGTCGGTCGTGCATACCGCGAGTTGGCCGCTCATCCGATTTCAGCCGGGGAACTATTCGGCCCGATTCCGCTGCTGCTTCCGTCCCGGGGAAGCAGCACCAGGCAGTTCGCCGATCAATGGCTCTCCGCTCACGGGTTGAAGGCTGAAGCGGATATCGAGCTTAGCAGCTTGGATATGTTAATTGAATGTGCCCGTCGGGGCTATGGGGCGGCTTTCGTCACCAAATCCTTCGTCCAGCAGGAGCTGACGAACGGAGACCTGTTTGAACTGCAGCCGACTGAACCGATCCCTGCCCGCACGGTCGGAATAGCGGTTAGGCGCGATCTATCGTTACCCATCATTGCCCGGCGTTTTATAGAGCTGCTGTCGTCATTCGTTTAG
- the aroC gene encoding chorismate synthase has translation MAGNSFGEIFKITTFGESHGEAVGVIIDGVTPGVKIDESYIQIQMDRRKPGQSSVTSPRKEYDEVSILSGVYEGKTTGTPLFIVLFNKDMKPEAYDDIKHSFRPGHADFTYLKKYGIRDHRGSGRASGRETAGRVAAGAVARKLLEKRGVGVVAYTREIGGIACEAFDEKEIENNIVRACDRAAAARMIEKIELLASSGDSCGGIVECRIRGVMPGIGEPVFDKLDADLAKAILSIGAVKGIEFGAGFAASAMRGSEHNDQMDVSGFKSNHSGGIVGGISSGEDIVFRVAVKPTSSISVPQQTIRVSGEEQTIVTMGRHDPCICPRIVPVVEAMACLVIEDHYKRQAALHG, from the coding sequence ATGGCTGGAAACTCATTCGGTGAGATATTTAAAATTACAACCTTCGGTGAATCGCATGGGGAAGCGGTGGGTGTCATTATCGACGGCGTTACGCCGGGAGTGAAAATTGACGAGTCTTATATTCAAATCCAGATGGACCGCCGGAAACCCGGGCAATCTTCGGTGACTTCGCCGCGGAAGGAATATGATGAGGTGAGTATTCTTTCAGGAGTTTATGAAGGGAAGACTACCGGAACCCCCCTTTTTATCGTTTTGTTCAATAAAGACATGAAGCCCGAGGCTTATGACGATATTAAACATTCTTTTCGTCCGGGACACGCAGATTTCACGTATTTGAAGAAGTACGGAATCCGGGATCACCGAGGAAGCGGAAGGGCATCGGGAAGAGAAACGGCTGGAAGGGTTGCGGCGGGAGCCGTGGCGCGCAAGCTGCTTGAGAAGAGAGGGGTCGGCGTTGTCGCTTATACCCGGGAGATCGGCGGGATCGCATGCGAAGCTTTCGATGAGAAGGAAATCGAGAACAACATAGTCAGGGCGTGCGACCGGGCAGCGGCTGCTCGTATGATTGAGAAAATCGAATTATTAGCATCGTCCGGCGACAGCTGCGGCGGTATTGTCGAATGCAGAATCCGTGGGGTCATGCCGGGTATCGGCGAGCCTGTATTCGATAAGCTCGACGCCGATCTGGCCAAGGCGATACTGTCGATAGGGGCGGTTAAAGGGATTGAATTCGGTGCGGGATTCGCGGCATCCGCAATGCGCGGCAGCGAGCATAACGATCAGATGGACGTATCGGGATTCAAGAGCAATCATTCGGGCGGGATTGTCGGCGGAATAAGCAGCGGGGAGGATATTGTATTCAGAGTGGCGGTTAAACCGACGTCCTCGATATCGGTCCCGCAGCAAACCATTCGCGTTAGCGGGGAAGAACAAACCATCGTGACAATGGGGAGGCACGACCCGTGCATTTGTCCTAGAATAGTTCCGGTCGTGGAGGCGATGGCGTGCCTTGTCATTGAAGACCATTATAAGCGGCAAGCGGCGCTGCATGGATAA
- a CDS encoding ABC transporter ATP-binding protein — protein MSEQQRGPQGAGSGGPGGAASSEQRPGGPGPGNFGFGPGRGGPGGMGMPVEKAKDFKGTLRRLIGYLKPHRFALIVVLLTAVLSTVFSILGPKILGKATTELFNGLMGKLNRIPGATIDFTYIWHILLVLGALYIISSLFSFIQQYVMAGVAQKTVYDLRKDVNEKLERLPLKFFDSRTHGEILSRAVNDVDNISSTLQQSLTQLITSVVTLIGVIIMMLTISPLMTLITVVTLPLSFLAIRLIAKRSQLYFKGQQKALGELNGHVEEMYTGHPIVKAFGHEDKSIGRFSEVNDRLYASGWRAQFVSGMIMPIMGFIGNIGYVLVSVAGGIFVLRGSITIGDVQAFISYSRQFTMPITQTAQIANIIQSTIASAERVFELLDEQEEVPEAADAMAIVPEAQLAEARRGSKTPGANVIALPKGDVRFDHVKFGYKDDAPLIEDMNIDVKSGQTIAIVGPTGAGKTTLINLLMRFYELSGGRITIDGVDITRFKRGDLRSLFGMVLQDTWLFNGTIRDNIAYGREGASDEKVIKAARAAYADHFIRTLPEGYDTILNEEASNISQGQKQLLTIARAILADPAILILDEATSSVDTRTEIHIQRAMNELMKGRTSFVIAHRLSTIRDADLILVMNHGSVIEQGTHEELLASGGFYADLYESQFSGPKRQQEVI, from the coding sequence ATGAGCGAGCAGCAGCGAGGACCGCAAGGTGCCGGCAGCGGCGGACCCGGCGGCGCGGCCAGCTCGGAGCAGCGGCCCGGCGGTCCTGGACCCGGTAACTTCGGCTTCGGCCCGGGACGGGGCGGACCCGGCGGGATGGGGATGCCCGTAGAGAAGGCCAAAGATTTCAAAGGCACGCTCCGTCGCCTTATCGGTTATCTGAAGCCGCACAGATTCGCTCTTATAGTCGTTCTTCTGACAGCGGTGCTCAGCACGGTCTTCTCGATTCTCGGCCCGAAAATTTTGGGCAAGGCGACAACTGAGCTGTTTAACGGGCTCATGGGCAAGCTGAACCGCATTCCGGGTGCGACCATCGATTTCACATATATTTGGCATATCCTGCTGGTACTCGGCGCTTTGTATATCATCAGCTCATTGTTCAGCTTCATTCAGCAGTATGTAATGGCAGGCGTCGCGCAGAAAACCGTCTACGACCTGCGCAAAGACGTCAACGAAAAGCTGGAGCGGCTGCCTCTCAAATTTTTCGACTCGCGTACGCACGGTGAAATATTAAGCCGCGCGGTCAATGACGTGGACAACATCAGCAGCACGCTCCAGCAAAGCTTGACGCAGCTCATCACCTCCGTGGTGACGCTGATCGGAGTCATCATCATGATGCTGACAATCAGTCCGCTTATGACGCTGATAACGGTCGTCACGCTGCCACTGAGCTTTCTCGCTATTCGCTTAATCGCGAAACGATCGCAGCTCTATTTCAAAGGCCAGCAGAAGGCGCTCGGCGAGCTCAACGGGCACGTTGAGGAAATGTACACCGGACATCCGATCGTCAAGGCGTTCGGACACGAGGATAAATCAATCGGCCGCTTCAGCGAAGTGAATGACCGTCTCTATGCTTCCGGCTGGCGGGCACAGTTCGTCTCTGGAATGATTATGCCGATCATGGGCTTTATCGGAAACATCGGCTATGTGCTAGTGAGCGTGGCCGGCGGGATATTCGTGCTGCGGGGTTCGATCACGATCGGGGATGTGCAGGCGTTTATTTCCTACTCCCGCCAATTTACGATGCCGATTACGCAAACCGCGCAAATCGCCAATATCATCCAATCCACGATAGCCTCGGCGGAGCGGGTATTCGAACTGCTCGACGAACAGGAGGAAGTGCCGGAAGCGGCCGATGCGATGGCGATCGTACCCGAAGCTCAGCTGGCTGAGGCACGGCGCGGCAGTAAGACACCGGGCGCTAACGTCATTGCTCTGCCGAAGGGCGATGTCAGGTTTGATCACGTGAAGTTCGGCTACAAGGACGACGCTCCTCTTATTGAAGATATGAACATCGACGTCAAATCCGGACAAACGATCGCTATCGTCGGTCCGACCGGCGCGGGCAAAACAACGCTCATCAATCTGCTCATGCGTTTCTATGAACTAAGCGGCGGAAGAATTACGATCGACGGCGTTGACATTACGAGATTTAAACGCGGCGATCTTCGAAGCCTTTTCGGCATGGTGCTGCAGGATACATGGCTCTTCAACGGCACGATCCGCGACAACATCGCATACGGTCGCGAGGGCGCATCCGATGAGAAAGTCATAAAGGCAGCCCGGGCGGCGTATGCGGACCATTTCATCCGCACTCTCCCTGAAGGGTACGACACGATTCTGAACGAGGAAGCATCCAATATATCGCAAGGGCAGAAGCAGCTGCTAACGATTGCCCGGGCGATCCTGGCCGATCCGGCGATCCTTATTCTCGACGAAGCGACCAGCAGCGTCGATACGCGTACCGAGATTCATATCCAACGTGCGATGAACGAGCTTATGAAGGGCCGCACGAGCTTCGTTATTGCACACCGGCTGTCGACGATACGCGATGCCGATCTGATCCTGGTCATGAACCACGGCTCAGTCATTGAGCAGGGTACGCATGAGGAACTGCTTGCATCGGGCGGCTTCTACGCCGATTTATACGAAAGCCAGTTCAGCGGCCCCAAACGGCAGCAGGAAGTGATTTAG